The Falco naumanni isolate bFalNau1 unplaced genomic scaffold, bFalNau1.pat scaffold_281_arrow_pat_ctg1, whole genome shotgun sequence genome includes a region encoding these proteins:
- the S1PR2 gene encoding LOW QUALITY PROTEIN: sphingosine 1-phosphate receptor 2 (The sequence of the model RefSeq protein was modified relative to this genomic sequence to represent the inferred CDS: inserted 2 bases in 1 codon) translates to MGPGAGSQCRSRCGSQCRIPLWVLGQNPRGGSRGRIPVQGAGSGSRPRILRPVPSARSRFGIPVGAPGAGSRCDSRLGLPGQDPGAGPCWGSRGRIPVRFPVGAPGAGSRWGFLVGAPGTGSRGRSLLGLPGQDPGAIPGWGSRGRIPVGAPGAGSRLGIPGQDPGAIPGWGSRDRIPGPVPVGAPRAGSRGTVPMQDPGAIPGPGSRGGSRLGLPGVPAPPAPPAPPAQAPPGGRRSGTGGGRGTGSGGCSAVPGASAGGGGSSRSPWPRHHVPAALRVAGRATRGRGTMGSIYKEYFNTEKIREHYNYTKEGSESPPSTSRWVVSILIIVLCCFIVLENLLVLISVCRNKKFHSAMYIFIGNLAFSDLLAGLAFMANILFSGAATFNLTPVQWFVREGTAFATLAASVFSLLAIAIERHVAITKVKVYSSDKNCRMVLLIGACWVIAAAIGSLPIMGWNCMSDLRDCSTVLPLYSKRYVLFVITIFTLILLAIVGLYSRIYCIVRSSHAEIATAQTLALLKTVTIVLGAFIICWLPAFIILLMDASCPVRACRILYKANYFFAFATLNSAANPIIYTLRSKDMRREFLRVLCCCGAGRRXTSPPGRCGFPLRTSSSLDRCTPKYELPTSPITRECTTSV, encoded by the exons ATGGGCCCTGGGGCAGGATCCCAGTGCAGATCCCGATGTGGATCCCAGTGCAGGATCCCACTGTGGGTCCTGGGGCAAAATCCCAGGGGAGGATCCCGGGGCAGGATCCCAGTGCAGGGTGCTGGTTCAGGATCCCGGCCCAGGATCCTGAGACCGGTTCCCAGTGCAAGGTCCCGATTCGGGATCCCGGTTGGGGCTCCCGGGGCAGGATCCCGGTGCGATTCCCGGTTGGGGCTCCCGGGACAGGATCCCGGGGCCGGTCCCTGTTGGGGCTCCCGGGGCAGGATCCCGGTTCGATTCCCCGTTGGGGCTCCCGGGGCAGGATCCCGTTGGGGATTCCTGGTTGGGGCTCCCGGGACAGGATCCCGGGGCCGGTCCCTGTTGGGGCTCCCGGGGCAGGATCCCGGTGCGATTCCCGGTTGGGGCTCCCGGGGCAGGATCCCGGTTGGGGCTCCCGGGGCAGGATCCCGGTTGGGGATCCCGGGGCAGGATCCCGGTGCGATTCCCGGTTGGGGCTCCCGGGACAGGATCCCGGGGCCGGTCCCTGTTGGGGCTCCCCGGGCAGGATCCCGGGGCACGGTCCCGATGCAAGATCCCGGTGCGATTCCCGGTCCAGGCTCCCGGGGCGGTTCCCGGTTGGGACTCCCGGGGgtccccgcgccccccgccccgcccgcccccccggcgcAGGCTCCGCCCGGCGGCCGCCGCAGCGGGaccgggggcgggcggggaaCGGGAAGCGGCGGATGCTCCGCGGTGCCCGGTGCCTCGGCTGGGGGCGGCGGCTCCTCCCG GTCACCGTGGCCCCGGCATCATGTCCCGGCAGCGCTGAGGGTGGCGGGACGGGCGACGCGCGGGCGAGGAACCATGGGGAGCATCTACAAGGAATATTTTAACACGGAGAAGATCCGAGAACATTACAACTACACCAAGGAAGGTTCCGaaagcccccccagcacctcccgTTGGGTGGTCTCCATCCTCATCATCGTCCTGTGCTGCTTCATCGTGCTGGAGAACCTGCTGGTCCTCATCTCCGTTTGCCGCAACAAGAAATTTCACTCGGCCATGTACATCTTCATCGGGAATTTGGCTTTTTCCGATCTTCTAGCCGGCTTGGCTTTCATGGCCAACATTTTATTCTCCGGAGCCGCCACCTTCAACCTGACGCCGGTGCAGTGGTTCGTACGGGAGGGCACGGCCTTCGCCACCTTGGCCGCCTCCGTCTTCAGCTTGTTGGCCATCGCCATCGAGCGCCACGTGGCCATCACCAAGGTCAAGGTCTACAGCAGCGACAAGAACTGCCGGATGGTGCTGCTCATCGGGGCTTGTTGGGTGATCGCGGCGGCCATCGGCAGCCTCCCCATCATGGGCTGGAACTGCATGAGCGACCTGCGGGATTGCTCCACCgtcctccccctctactccaaACGCTACGTCCTCTTCGTCATCACCATCTTCACCCTCATCCTCCTCGCCATCGTCGGGCTCTACAGCCGCATCTACTGCATCGTGCGCTCCAGCCACGCCGAGATCGCCACCGCCCAGACCCTGGCCCTGCTCAAGACCGTCACCATCGTCCTGGGAGCCTTCATCATCTGTTGGCTGCCGGCCTTCATCATCCTCCTCATGGACGCTTCTTGCCCCGTCCGGGCGTGCCGGATCCTTTATAAAGCGAACTATTTTTTTGCCTTCGCCACCCTCAACTCTGCCGCCAACCCCATCATCTACACGCTGCGCAGCAAGGACATGCGCCGGGAATTCCTGCGGGTGCTATGCTGCTGCGGTGCTGGGCGCCG GACCAGCCCCCCCGGCCGCTGCGGCTTCCCGCTCCGCACCTCCAGCTCGCTGGACCGCTGCACCCCAAAATACGAGTTACCCACCTCGCCCATCACCCGCGAGTGTACCACCTCCGTCTAG